Sequence from the Gemmatimonadaceae bacterium genome:
TTGATGCCTGCCTGATAGCCGATCTTCACGCGTCCGCCGGTGAGCAGCGCGACCCGGCCGGTCAGGTCGGCAAGCTCGCCGCGCTTGGCGAAGTTCACCTCGGCGCATGGAGGGCAGAGCTGGTCGTAGAAGTGATGCAGCTCCGAGAAATCCTTCTTGCAGATGTAGCAGTTCTGCGTCTCGAGCTGTTCGCCGATCTCCTCATCGCTGTTGACATCGCGCGGCTCGAATCCGGAAGGCGGGAAATAGTTCGGGGTCGTGAAGACGGACTGGCGGTGCAGCTTCCGGATTCCCGTCGCAGCGAGAGCGCTTTCGGCTCGCTGCACTTTTTCCGCTTTGCGCTGGCGCTTGGTGACTTTCAGGAGACGCCGGCGATCGATCGCGTCTGGCCGGGAGACCTGGCCCGCTGCCTGGAGGAGGCGTGTGCGGTCCTGGCGCGGTATGCGCGAGAGAAGCGCGCGGTCTTCGGCGATCGATTCGAGGAGCTCTGTAGCCGCCTGCACGCTCGCTTCGAGCGTGGCAGTACGGACTGGCGGAGCGATCGTGGCGGTACGTGAAGTGGTCGGCATGGCACTGGTAAATCTAGAAGGGAGGGGGTCGATGCCGACTCTTTCGTTGACCCCGGGCCCCTCCGGCAGTTAATGTCTGCCGGTCATGACTGCCGTCCGCGAGCTGCTCCCGTTCATTGCCCCTGACCGACGACGCCTCAAGATCGCGTTCGTGGGCACGCACGGCGTGGGCAAAACCACCCTCTGCTTCGACCTCGCATCGCAGCTCAAGCGTCTCGACCTCGGCGTGGATCTGGTGAAGGAGGTCGCGCGGCGCTGCCCGCTGCCGATCAACGAAGAGACGACGGCAGACGCACAGGCGTGGATACTTCATACGCAGATCGCCGAGGAGATCGCGGCCGCGGCAACGTATGAGGTGGTCGTCTGCGACCGGTCCGTGCTCGACAACTATGCTTACCTCGTCGCGCGGGCCGGACGGCAGTTGGAGCTCGACCCGCTTGTCGGAAGCTGGATCCGCACTTATGACGCGCTATTCAAGGTGCCGGTGCTCGCGGCACCATCGTTCGACGGTACGCGGGCGGTCAGTCGGAGTTTTCAACTGGAAATTGATGCCACCATTAACCAATTGGTGACTGCGTTCGGCGTGGACGTAGTACCGCTTGATCCATCCGATCGAGGCGGGTGGATCAGCGTGGTGATGCGCACGCTCGGCATGCCCGCCCGCCCGCCGCAGACAGATCTCTTCGGCGCGGGCGTAGCGAGCGTCTGAGGCGCGTCGCCAACCGCGGCGGGGATCTCAGACGGCGAAAGGAACGATCCGACGTAAGAGGCCCGCGCGTTTCTGGAGCAGGTAGGAGCCTGCCAGAAGCACGGCGAGCGAATTGGCCACCACGATGGACCACCAGGGCAGTACCGGCCGCATCGGGGTCGTCAGCAGGCCGACCGCGAGGATCGTGACAACGAACCCCGCGGCAATCGCAGAGAGCACCAGGAATCCCTGTGACGGATGTCGCTCGGCGTGGTCCACGAGGCCGGTCACGATAAGCCCGATCGCCAACGAGATCAGAAGGTGCAACCCGTTGTACCAGAAGATCGCTGTCGGGTCGAGCTGAGTCGGGAACTGCAGGATCGAGGGGTCGCGCAGTCCCTGGAAGACGGCCTTGCCCAGAAGATCCACTGTGTATAGGGTCCCGCGCGAAGCGAGCAGATCGAAGGCGCTGTAGAACACGGCCACGGACACGTAGGCGATGAGCCCCACCACCAGCCCATCTCGCGTCGTACGACTTGCGCGCACCATTGATGACCTCCGGAAAGCCTGCCTGTCAACACGCACGTGACCTGAATACATTGTAGCCGGTCGCGATTGCGCGCAAGAATTTCCTGGCGCAGCCGAGCCCACGTTTGAAATGCTCTTACCTCACGGGATCATGAAAAACTTCAGCCTGCTTCCAGTCGCGCTCGTTGCTTTTACTTCCTTCGCCTGCGCCCCAGCGGCGAGCACCGTCCCATCCCCCGCCGGGCAACCGGCTGTCGTCCGAGCTTCGGAAGCGCCGGTCCTGAGGCCGACAGGATACAGGCCGGAGTTCGGTACGATGTGGACGTTCGACGCGCCGCCCCTCGACTACTGGAGAAGCACCTACAACTTCTCCCCGGACAAGGCGTGGCTGGATCACGTTCGTCTCGCCGCGGTCAGGCTGCCCAACTGTTCCGCATCGTTCGTCTCCGCGAATGGACTGGTCATTACGAATCATCACTGCGTCCGCGGCTGCGCCTCGGCTGTCTCACCGCGTGATACCAACTACATCGAAACGGGATTCGTCGCGCGCGGAATGGGGGAAGAGAAGAAATGTCCGGGCTTCTATGTGGATCAGCTCGAGTCCATTGAAAACGTCACAGGTCGCGTGAGGGCCGGGATCACCGCGACGACCGCCGAAGCGCAGGCCCACCAGAGAACCGAGGTGACCGCGCAGATAGAGACGGAGTGCAACCGTCAGACAGGCCTCACCTGTCAGGTCGTATCTCTGTATCAGGGAGGGATGTACTCGCTGTACCGCTACAAGCGGTACGACGATCTTCGCCTCGTCTTCGCGCCCGAGGATCAGGTCGCTTCGTTCGGCGGCGACCCCGATAACTTCACCTATCCACGCTACGACCTGGACGCGGGAATACTGCGCGTCTATGTGAACGACCAGCCGCATAAGCCCGACAACTATCTTCGGTGGAGCACATCGGGCGCGGGCGACGGCGAGCCCGTCTTCGTTGTCGGCAATCCGGGATCGACGGGCCGGCTGAACACGATCGCGCAGATGCAGTTCCTGCGGGATTACCAGTACCCGGCGCAGCTTGCGGGATACGAGCGCACGCTGGCCATATACCGCGAGCTCGCGCGCACTGATCCTGCCGCGGCCCGCCGTTACGAGAACAACGTTTTCTCGCTGGAGAATTCGAGAAAGGCGGTGACTGGTTACAGGTCCGGCCTCACGGACTCGGTGTACATGGCTACGAAGGCCGCGTTCGAGCGCGAGTTCCGCGCGCGACTGGCGGCCGATTCGCGGTTGTCGGCTCAGTATTCCGGGACATACGACGCAATCGCCGCGGCGCAGCGAGAGCTTGCCAGCTTTGACGCCGTGCGTCGCAACAGAAGCTTCGGGCCGACGGTCCCCGCGGGGGGATCGAGACTTCTCAACATGGCGGGGCAGCTCGTCCGCCTTCCCGTTGAATCTGCGTTGCCCGATTCGGCGCGACTCGCGGCGTATCGCGGGAACCTCGCGAACACGATCCGTGCTTCACTGCTTCGAGACCAACCGATTGATTCCGCCTTCGAGAGACTGGCGATCGCCGCGCAGCTGAGGGCCGTCCAGGCCGAGCTGAGTGCCGACGATCCGTTCCTGCGAGCGACGCTCGCGGGCCGGACGCCGGAGCAGGCCGCTGCAGCTCTCGTCAGCGGCACCCATGTTGGCGATGTGGCATTCAGGCGCTCGCTCGTGGAAGGCGGCGCGGCCGCCGTCGCGGCAACGGACGATCCGATGATCGCCCTCGCTCGGCGGATAGATCCGCTCAACCGGGAAGTGCTGGCGCGTGCCGACCGGTTGAATGCGGTCATCACGTCGAATACGGAGAAGGTCGGCCGCGCGCTGTTCGAGACCTACGGCACGGCGCTGCCTCCGGACGCGACGTTCACTCTTCGCATCAGCGACGGAGTGGTAAAGGGCTACCCGATGAACGGCACCATCGCCCCCTACAAGACGGTTTTCATGGGGATGTACTCGCGCTCGGCAGAATTCGATGGCAGGCCGCCATTCGATCTGCCCCGTCGCTGGACGGACCGGAAGGACCGACTCGATCTGACGACGCCTTTCAATTTCGTTTCCACCACGGACATCATCGGGGGCAACTCCGGCAGCCCGGTGATAAATCGCAATGGCGAGGTCGTCGGCCTCGCATTCGACGGGAACATCGAGGGAGTGGCCAACCGCTTTCTGTATCAGTCGGAAAAGCAGCGCACGGTGAGCGTGAGCTCACAGTCAATCGTCGAGGCGCTCAGGAAGGTGTATGACGCGGCGGCGCTGGCAACCGAGCTTCAGGGAAGGTGAGGTGACGCTGTTTCCGACTGACGTCGCATGAAGCTGCTCGTCGTACGCCACGCCGTGGCGATGGACAGGGAAGAGTTCGCAAAGACGGGGCAGTCCGACGACCTGCGGCCTCTCACGGCTGACGGCGCGCGCAAGATGAAGCGAGCGGCCAAGAGGCTGCGCGCAGAAGTCGAGACGCTGGATCTGCTGGTGACAAGTCCCCTTGTGCGCGCCGTTCAGACAGCAGACATCGTTGCCAATGCGTACGGGACCGGCGTTGCCGGAACCACGACGTCGCTATTGCCTGACGCTCCGCTGGAAGAATTCGAGAAGTCCTGCTCCGGGCTTCGCGGGAAGGAGATCCTTGCCGTTGTCGGGCATGAGCCGCACCTCAGCCGCCTGGTTACCTGGCTTCTGACGGGGCGGCGGGAGTCGCGGCTTCGCCTCAGGAAGGGCGGGGCGTGTCTGCTGGAGTTCGAATCGCGAGTACGCCGGGATTCGGGAACGCTGATCTGGCTGCTCACGCCACGTCAACTGGCTACGAGGTCACGATAGTCGTCGTCGAGCGAGCAAGTGTGCGTGGTTGCGCAGCGCTTTCCATATGTGGAGACGTCGCCTCAGGCGTAAAGCTCGGCGCGGGAGAGCGGAACGCCCGCACGCCCGTTGTCGGGCTTCGAAAAGAGGGTCTGGTTGACGCTGATTCGGCCTGTCCTGAACCGATGGGCAGACGCGGCGAAGTAGAGGCGCCATGCTCGCCATGTGGGACGCCCGACGAGCCGCACGGCGTCGCTCTCGTGGTCCTCGAGGCGGCGGATCCAGTGCTGTAGCGTCAGGTCGTAATGCTCCCGCACGTTCTCGACATCGCGAACCTCAAATCCCGCCCGCTCCGCGGCGAGATTGACCTCGCTTAGCGCGATGAGCTCGGAATCGGGGAACACGTACTTCGTCATCGGCGACGTTCCAACTATGAGATGATTGAGCGGATCCTTGAGCATTGAGCCGACGGTTCTCTTCGGTGCGGTCGCTTCGCGGGAGATTCCATGGTTGAGGAAGAGGCCGCCCGGCCGCAGCGCACTGCGGATGCGGCGAAAATACTCCGGCAGCCGCGCCCGGCCGACATGCTCGAACATGCCGATGCTCGCAATCTTGTCGAAAATCTCTCCCGACATGTTGCGGTAGTCGAGCAGGCGGATCTCGATGCTCCCCTTGAGTCCCGCGGTCGCGACCCGTGCGGAGGCGAGCTCGTACTGCCGCTCGCTCAGCGTGATGCCCACACCGGTGATGTCGTAATGCTCGGCGGCGTAAATGAGGAGGCCGCCCCACCCGCAGCCGACGTCGAGCATGTGATCACCGGCGCGAAGCCGGAGCTTCCGGCAGATCTGCTCCAGCTTGTACTCCTGTGCCGCCGCCAGATCCTCGTCGCAATTCCGGAAGTACGCGCAGGAATAGATCATGCGCGGATCGAGAAAGAGCTGGAAGAACTCGTTCCCCAGATCGTAATGGTAGACCACTGCGGCGCGGTCACGCTCCCGCGTGTGCTTCGCTCCTGAAAGATGAGCCGCCGCCAGGGTCCTCGTGTGTGAGGCGCCATTGCTTCGCGGGAGCGCGCGCCAGAGACGGATCAGTGCCGCAAGATCGCGGGGAGCACGCGCGGCGGTGCGGCAAGCCTCCACGACGGGAAACGCGCTGCAGATGTCGCCTTCTATCTCCAGGTCACCGTTCAGAAAGGCTTCGCCGAGGGAAGCCTCTACCGGCGGACGGAACATGTTTCGGAGGGCGTCGGGAGAGGCGATCACCAGGGTGAACGCCGCCGTTCCGTCCGCGGGAAGAAGTGTATCAGCCCCCGTGCGGACGTCGAAGCCGCGGGGGGCGGGGAAGAGCCGTTCGAGGAACGCGTGCGGGGCTGACATGCTGCCTCCGTCAAACGCTTTAGCGGTGAGTGGATTACTGCCTGCGTCCTCGAACGTGCGCATCATTCGTACCGCCTGCCCGCAGACAACGATAGTGAGCTTGTGGGAATCATCGCTCGACCAGGATCCACCGCAGGCCGCCAAATCGACGTCGAGCTTCTGCGAGGAGTTTCGCCATCTTGTAGTGGTCAATAAACAGGTCAGAGGGTGCAGTGACTGAGAAAGACGTCGAGTTCGACCTTTTAGTGATAGGCGCGGGACCGTGCGGGCTTGCGTCGGCGATATCCGCGCAGCGTGCTGGATTCGATGCAGTTGTGGTTGAAGCGCAGGTGGTGGTAAGCACCATCGCACAATACCCGACCTATGCGCGGTTTTTCTCGACCGCGGAAAAGCTCTCGCTTGGAGGAGTACCCTTTGTCGTCGCGACGGAGAAGCCATCACGTCGAGATGCGCTGGCGTACTATCGAGCGGTCATTCGGCACTTCGGCCCAACATTCGACAAGAAGATCAAGCCGTGGGTGCTGCCCGATTTCGTGAATCGAACGAAGGAGGGAGAAATCGCCGTGCGGTGGGACAGCCGGGTCAGTGCCATCGAGAGCGACAGCGTGCTCATAACGGGGCCATCGGGAGAGGAGCGGTTGCCGGCCACCTTCGTGTATGTGATGACGGGCTTTGCTCCGACGCTGGATCTGCTGCGCCAGGCCAAGGTCCCCATCGATGCGCAGACCGGCATTCCAGAGCACGATCCGGCAACGCTCGAGACATCGGTCCCGGGAATCTTCATCGCGGGCGTAGTCGTGGCAGGTTACGACGCGAACAAGGTCTTCATCGAGAACGGCCGATACCACGGCGAGAAGATCGTGGCGCGGCTGCTGGGACGAAACGCTCCAAGTGAACCAAAGCTCAGCGTGGAGCTGGATACGTAGGGCCCGTGGCCTGCGTTCTTTTCCAGTGCAACTATGCCCTCTCGCAGGTGCCACTATATTGAATGCAATGACAGGGGTGCCCGCCCTCCCGCCGAAATCCGACGGAAGCGCGAGCTGAGAAAGTCCCTCAGAACCTGATCCGGCTAGTACCGGCGTAGGGAGTCAACATGGAAGCACGCACGCAGATGCGATACGCGCGTCAGGGCGAGATCACTGACGCAATGCGCTTCGTCGCCGAGCGCGAAGAGATAACCCCCGAGACAGTCCGCGACGAAGTGGCGCGAGGCCGCCTCGTCATCCCCGCCAACATTCGCCACCTGGCCGGCGCGCTCGAGCCGATGTGCATCGGCAAAGTCGCCAGGGTGAAGATCAACGCCAACATCGGCAATTCGGCGGTCTCCTCCGACATCAACGGGGAGATTGAAAAGCTGAGCATGGCGGTCAAGTACGGCGCCGACACGGTGATGGACCTCTCGACCGGCGGCAACATAGATGCGATCCGGCAGGCGATCATAGATACGTCGCCGGTCCCGATCGGTACGGTCCCGATCTATCAGGCGGTGCAGCAGGAGAAGGAGCTCGAAGAACTCACCGCGCAGGACCTGCTCGACATGATCGAGCACCAGGCGAAACAGGGCGTGGACTACATGACGATTCACGCAGCGATTCTCATTGAGCACCTGCCGCTCGTCCACGGACGCACGACGGGAATCGTGAGCCGAGGCGGCTCGCTCCACGCCGTGTGGATGATGCATCACCGCAAGCAGAATCCACTTTACGAGCATTTCGAAGAAGTCCTCGAGATCCTCCGCTACTACGACGTCACGATCTCGATCGGCGACTCGCTGCGCCCGGGCTCACTCGCCGACGCGAGCGACAAGGCGCAATTCGCCGAGCTCGACACGATGGGCGAGCTGACGAAGCGTGCGTGGGAGTACGACGTTCAGGTGATGATCGAAGGACCCGGCCACGTTCCGATGGATCAGATCGAGATGAACGTGAAGCGCGCCAAGCAAGTCTGCCACGAGGCGCCGTTCTACACGCTCGGCCCCCTCGTCATAGACATCTCCCCGGGCTACGACCACATCTCGAGCGCGATCGGCGCCGCTCTCATCGGCTGGCACGGATCGGACATGCTCTGCTACGTCACGCCGAAGGAGCACCTCGGACTTCCCAATGCCAACGATGTGCGCGAGGGAGTGATCGCGTACAAGATCGCGGCGCATGCGGCAGACGTTGCGCGCGGGAGGAAGGGGGCGAGAGATCGCGACGACGCCCTGTCGCGTGCGAGATACGCATTCGACTGGAAGGAGCAATTCCGTCTCGCCCTCGATCCCGAGCGCGCGCAGGAATACCACGATGAGACGCTTCCCGCGGAGTACTTCAAGAGCGCCGAGTTCTGCGGAATGTGCGGGCCGAAATTCTGCTCGATGCACCACTCGCGCACCATCGAAGAGGGGATCGCGCAGCTGGCGCGCGAGCGCGAGGTGGCGGAGCAGGGGGAGCTCGCCGGCGTGTGAGTCGGGCGATCGGCCTCGCCATTGTTTCCGGTGTACGCAGGGGCGTGTCATTCGATGGCGCGCCCCTCGGCCGTTCAGTTGCTGGAGTGAGATGACTCGACGAATTCCATGTATCGTGGCCTTGCTGTTCGCCGCCGGATGCGCGACAGCGAGACAGCCAATCCCTTGGCCGCCGGTGAGTCCGTCCGTCACTCCCGCCGACGCCGCCTATTTCGCAACGCATCCGTTGATGGTCCCGGTGGCCGGAATCTCGCCGCGGGATCTGCGGGATTCGTTCAACGACGGGCGCGGCGACGGCCGGATTCATCGTGCGACCGACATCCTCGTACCGCGCGGAACGCCAGTCGTCGCCGCGATCTCCGGCGAAATCGTCCGCCTGAGACAGAATTCCTCGGGCGGAATCACGGCTTACCTCGTGGATGATGAGAGACGCTATGTGTACTATTACGCACATCTCGATCACTACTCGGATCGCGTCACGGAAGGGCTCAAGGTTGACCAGGGCTTCGTGATCGGATACGTCGGCACGAGCGGCAACGCTCCACCCGACACGCCGCACCTTCATTTCCAGGCGATGCGGCTAAGGAACGGACAGCGCGACTGGTGGAACGGCGCGCCGGTGGACGTACGCTCATTCATGACCACGAAGGGGAAGATCCACGAATGATAGGCAGCGAGCGCGCCGCCCTGAGGGCGGAAGCGCATCACCTGACCGCGACGGTGCACGTTGGACAGCACGGCCTGACGCCCGCGCTCGTCACGTCACTGGACGACGCGCTCAGGACCCACGAGCTCGTCAAGGTGAAGCTGGGAAAAAGCGCGGAGCTCAAGGCAAAGGACGCCGCTGGCCAGCTCGCGAGCGCCACTCAGTCCGAGGTCGTCCAGGTGATCGGACGAACCGCGACTTTCTATCGGGAGAATCCGGATCTCGACAAGAAAAAGGGCGATCTTCCACCCTGGCGGCGATGAGTTGCGCCGTTCCTTCCTTGGAACGTTTTTGTTACAAAAGCTGATCGAGACGCTCCCGGATTTATGTTCATTCAGGCACATTCGCCCGCAACCGGTGGACGCAGCCTATGTATCGTGTGCTCAACGACTTATCGATAATGGCCTGCCGTTAACAAATGTCTATTTGGTATCCCCTTAGAATAAGCTAACCACCGGTTGGTATCATCATGTCACCTCGTCCACGTACCGTAGAAGACTCCGCGATTCTCGACGCCGCTTTCCGTGCACTCAGCCGGATCGGCCCCGAGCATCTGACCCTCGCCGACGTCGGCGCCGAAGCCGGCCTGTCCGCCGCCACGCTGGTGCAGCGATTCGGATCCAAGCGCGATCTCCTGCTCTCGCTTTTCCGCCACGCTACGGGAGCGATCGACGAGGGATTCCTGTCGGCCGTCCTGGCCAACGACTCTCCGCTCGACTCGTTGTTCGCGGCGGCAATTGGCCGCGCGGGCCCGACCGACGGACCTGCGTCCATCGCCAACCGAATGGCGTTCTTCCTCTCGGGGATCGATGATCCCGAATTCCACGAACACGCGAGGGGACCACGCCCGTCGCGTCGTGGAAGGCTACAAGGGCATGCTCGACGGAGCCGATCGCCCGGGGGCAAAGCTTCCGTCTTTGCCCCCTGTGACCGCATAACATCGCCAATACGTAATTCGGTTTCCGCTACGGCACATCGCAGTAGCGGCTGGCGCCCGCGGGCCTATCTTGAATTGTACCTCTTCGCTGGAGAGCGAGATTGGGCGCAACCGCGGCTATCGCCGTAATGAGACGGAAGGAACGCGAAGTGCGTGCGGAGTTTTACGCCGCCGGGGCCACCATAGCGGCCAATGCCATGTCAATGGCGGATTTGCGACTGGATGACAGCATGGCGCTGCGCCGGCTCCGCAGGCGCGCGGTAATCCGGGAAGCTTCCCCTGGACTCTTCTATTTCGACGAAGATGTCTGGCACGCGCTCCACGCGATGCGGGTCCGCATGGCGCTCCTCCTCGTCGGCACCATCGTACTCTTCGGTCTGCTCATCGCGTACGGCTCGGTCTCGCTAAAGTGACCGGCCGGCGGTGTTGATATTCGACACCTCCGGTCTATTTTTCGCATACGATTCACCGCAAAACAGAGCCGATAAATGCCCTACGTCATTACCGAAGCCTGCAAGGATACGAAGGATAGAGCGTGCGTGGACGTCTGCCCCGTGGATTGCATCTACGAAGGGCCGGACCAGCTCTACATTCACCCCGACGAGTGCATCGACTGCGGAGCGTGCGAGCCCGAGTGTCCTGTGACGGCCATCTTCCCCGAAGAGGACGTCCCCGCGAACCTGAAGGAGTACGTGCAGATCAATCGCGACGTGTTCAAGAGCCCCGACCCGCCAGGACGCCCCAACCGCTGAGGATCGTCACCCGCGGAGTCGCATCGCACCAAACGAAAAGCCCGACCCATTGCGGGTCCGGTTTTTTATCTCGTGAAGTAATCCTTCGCGATGAATGCGCCGACGAGCACCGCGTACTGGAGGAAAGTGCTGATCTCGCTTCGCCACGCCTCGCGCCAGTCGTTCTCGCCGGTCGCCGGCTCGTCGGGTTTCCGCGGAAGCCACCGGGGCGCGGAGTTCTTGTAGTCCAGGTACTCGCGTCCGAACGTGGACTCGAGCACTCCCTCCTCATACCGCACGATAAGACTGTACTCGGCCGCGAACAACAGCACCGCGACCGGAAGGAACCACATCACTCCCGAGATGACGCAGAAGCCGATCCACACGAGGAAGTTTCCGTTGTACAGCGGATTCCTGCTCCACGCGAAGATGCCGTAGGTCACGAGCCGCTGCACGTCGCGCGAGCGACGGCGCGTCTTGGTTCCCGCGGCGGCAACACCCGCGAGCCGGAAATACTCCCCGATGGCGATCAGCACTCCGCCGATCACCCAGCGGCTCGGCGACGTCGTTCCCCTGTTTATGAGCGGGATGCCAAGAAAAAGGATCGGCAGCCATCCGCGATTCCGGAAAAGGATCGCGCCTATCCGCGCCGACGGTGACAGCTCCGCGGCGCTGACCTGCTGCCGCGGCGGCACAGGCTGGTCTTCCTCCCTCGTCACTTCGCTCGGCAGCTCCGGCCAACCGGGCATCAATCCCCCCACGGGGAAAAAATCTCGCGCCACTCGTCGGGAACCGGCATTGGCTTTCCCTCGGGAGAGAGCGTGACGTACACCACCTTCGCCTCGCAGACAGGCGCGCCGCGCTGGTTCGTCGCGACCTGCCTCACGGTGAAGCTGGTCTTGCCGATCGCCTGCAGTCCGGTGCGGACTATGAAGTCGTCGCCGGGCAGCGCGGGAGTGCTGTACGAGGCCTCGACGTGCCGCACCACCGCCCACTGCGCGCGCTTGACGTAATCCTCGAACCGCATGTGTTTCTCGAGCGCACTCCATCGCGCGCGCTCGAGAAGCATGAGTATGTTCGCGTGGTTAACGTGCCCGGCGGTATCGCAGTCGCTCGGATAGATATGGATCTTCAGTTCGTCAGACATGATGCGTCAAAAGTTAACACGGGGTCTGCACGATCGTGGATTTGTGTCTGCACCGGTGGCTGCCTGACCTGCTAGATTGGCTGAATGGCCATTTTGGATTCAGAAGCGCTGCTGTACATAGAGACCGAGCAGGAGGCGGACGACTTCCTGGACGACATCTCGGGAGTGCGCGAAATCGCCGTGGATACCGAGGGGGCGAGCTTCCATCGCTTCATTGATCGAATCTATCTCCTGCAGCTCACGACGCGCGAACGGAGTGCGATCATAGATCCGCTTCCCATCGGCATGCCGAAGCGGCTTGGCGAAATCCTTCAGGATCCGGACGTCGAGGTCGTGTTCCACGACGCCGACTACGACCTGCGGCTACTGCATCAGGATTACGGCTGGCATGTGAACCGGATCTTCGACACGCGCATCGCCGCCCAGCTTCTTGGCATCAAGGCGTTCGGGCTTGCGGCCCTGCTGGACCAGTTCTTCGGAGTGAAGCTCGACAAGAAGCATCAGCGGGCCGACTGGTCGCTGCGTCCGCTGACGCGGGGGATGCTCGACTACGCGGCCCAGGACACGCGGTATCTGCTGGATCTCCGCGATCAGCTCAAGGCGCGGCTGGAAAAACTGGGTCGGTGGGAGTGGGCGAAAGAGGAGTTCGATCGGCTCGAGGGAACGAAGTGGGAGGAAGACGATTCCTCGATGGCTTTCCTCAGGATCAAGGGCGCGCGCGACCTGACGCGCCGCGAGCTGGCGCTGCTGCGCGAGCTGGTGCCGTGGCGCGATTCCGTCGCGCGCGAGGTGGATCGGGCGACGTTCCGTGTGATGGGCAACGAGGTGCTGCTCGATATCGCGCGTACCGCGCCGCAGACAGTCAAGGATCTGTCGAGTCTCAAGGGAATGCCGCGCGGCATCCTCGATCGCAGCGCGACCGCCGTTCTCTCGGCGGTGAAGCGCGGTCTCGAGGTGGCTGAGGAGCACCTGCCGCGGTTTCCGCGCTCGCCGAAGTGGGAGCGGGAGGATGATCTCGATGCCAGGGTGTCGAAGCTGAAGATGGTGCGCGATGCGGCGGCAACGCGTCTTTCGCTGGATCCCGGCGTTCTCTGCTCG
This genomic interval carries:
- a CDS encoding ferredoxin family protein; this encodes MPYVITEACKDTKDRACVDVCPVDCIYEGPDQLYIHPDECIDCGACEPECPVTAIFPEEDVPANLKEYVQINRDVFKSPDPPGRPNR
- a CDS encoding isoprenylcysteine carboxylmethyltransferase family protein, giving the protein MPGWPELPSEVTREEDQPVPPRQQVSAAELSPSARIGAILFRNRGWLPILFLGIPLINRGTTSPSRWVIGGVLIAIGEYFRLAGVAAAGTKTRRRSRDVQRLVTYGIFAWSRNPLYNGNFLVWIGFCVISGVMWFLPVAVLLFAAEYSLIVRYEEGVLESTFGREYLDYKNSAPRWLPRKPDEPATGENDWREAWRSEISTFLQYAVLVGAFIAKDYFTR
- a CDS encoding thioesterase family protein, with the translated sequence MSDELKIHIYPSDCDTAGHVNHANILMLLERARWSALEKHMRFEDYVKRAQWAVVRHVEASYSTPALPGDDFIVRTGLQAIGKTSFTVRQVATNQRGAPVCEAKVVYVTLSPEGKPMPVPDEWREIFSPWGD
- a CDS encoding HRDC domain-containing protein; translation: MAILDSEALLYIETEQEADDFLDDISGVREIAVDTEGASFHRFIDRIYLLQLTTRERSAIIDPLPIGMPKRLGEILQDPDVEVVFHDADYDLRLLHQDYGWHVNRIFDTRIAAQLLGIKAFGLAALLDQFFGVKLDKKHQRADWSLRPLTRGMLDYAAQDTRYLLDLRDQLKARLEKLGRWEWAKEEFDRLEGTKWEEDDSSMAFLRIKGARDLTRRELALLRELVPWRDSVAREVDRATFRVMGNEVLLDIARTAPQTVKDLSSLKGMPRGILDRSATAVLSAVKRGLEVAEEHLPRFPRSPKWEREDDLDARVSKLKMVRDAAATRLSLDPGVLCSRERLEAVVRRKPSSVKDLEEISGLRRWQIAEMGEDFVGALKS